Proteins found in one Balneola sp. genomic segment:
- a CDS encoding MarR family transcriptional regulator, which translates to MYSMTPFIKDLGVYSLAIRLKQLHETMVHSARSLYKSLDLDIEPNWHLIFKLLQEHEELSVTEIAEAIQFSHPSVISIIGKMKERGFLLTRSDPSDSRRQLISLSEAAKEKLPEFEKVWDASAVVIEEMLPKDVDFYQILDSMGEYFMEESYELRTLKQLSNDQK; encoded by the coding sequence ATGTATTCTATGACACCATTTATCAAAGATTTAGGAGTTTATTCTCTAGCCATTCGCCTTAAGCAGCTTCATGAAACGATGGTTCACAGTGCCCGTTCTCTGTATAAATCCTTGGATTTAGACATCGAACCAAACTGGCACCTCATTTTCAAATTACTACAAGAACACGAAGAGCTGTCGGTAACTGAAATTGCTGAAGCCATTCAATTCTCTCACCCATCAGTAATCTCTATTATTGGAAAAATGAAGGAAAGAGGGTTCCTGTTAACCAGAAGTGATCCATCAGACTCGCGAAGGCAATTAATATCACTTAGCGAAGCAGCTAAAGAAAAACTCCCTGAATTTGAAAAAGTTTGGGATGCAAGTGCCGTAGTTATTGAAGAGATGCTCCCTAAGGATGTGGACTTTTACCAAATCCTGGATTCTATGGGAGAATATTTTATGGAAGAAAGTTATGAGTTAAGAACCCTGAAACAACTGTCTAATGATCAAAAATAG
- a CDS encoding hotdog fold thioesterase produces the protein MIIEESIKKKVEGFLTKNIENMGTTIGIKFLKISRKEMVAEMPVDHRTVQPFRVLHGGASVALSETLCSVGAWIHLPEGKTAVGIEINANHHRPVFEGGKVTATATPIQIGKTIHVWETKIVDERGKLVCTSRCTLAIIEKP, from the coding sequence ATGATTATAGAAGAATCAATCAAAAAAAAAGTAGAAGGGTTCCTTACCAAGAATATTGAAAATATGGGAACTACAATCGGAATTAAGTTTTTAAAAATCAGCCGGAAAGAAATGGTCGCAGAAATGCCTGTAGATCATCGAACCGTTCAACCTTTTCGAGTATTGCATGGTGGAGCTTCGGTAGCTTTATCCGAAACTCTGTGTTCAGTCGGAGCCTGGATTCACCTTCCCGAAGGGAAAACTGCTGTTGGTATTGAGATCAATGCCAACCACCATAGACCGGTTTTTGAAGGTGGAAAAGTAACCGCGACTGCCACTCCCATCCAGATTGGAAAAACTATCCATGTTTGGGAAACCAAGATAGTTGATGAGAGAGGGAAGTTAGTTTGTACATCTCGTTGTACGCTAGCAATTATTGAAAAACCATGA
- a CDS encoding long-chain fatty acid--CoA ligase: MKYEPTVVPLMLEEGMKKNKLGILSAVKRKGKWLETSVDEFREKVRSLALGLYELGVRKGDRVSIHSENSTEWLICDQAILSIGAVNVAIYTTQPADQIKYILENSEAKVHIISNDEMFAETKPLIKEIETIQAIISIQPSVHEKLKGFEEVMEMGRALDKDQPNLLDELRNAIEPDDLANINYTSGTTGVPKGVMLTHLNLASNTIASDLYMPFDTTRIEQPKILSYLPLTHMLERIASYIYIYCGASVYYVEDVQDFRSDLITIKPIYFATVPRLLEKIMTGIKVRGQELSGIKKQLYYWAINLAEDYDPEDPPQGMDAVKWKIADKLVYSKIRENMGGNLMGTMSGGAALSPNVMRFFNGIGLKCGMGYGLTETSPVMSGSLPDQIRIGSAGKALVDVEIRIAEDGEIQTKGPNLMKGYYKMPEKTAEVMTEDGWFCTGDIGYLDDEGWLFITDRKKSMFKLSTGKYVAPQPIENALMNSGFIDQAMVIGDQEKFCAALIIPDWVNMEKRFEQKGRPYPQNDRALNEDVIGRIQLEVDKVNRKLPHWEQVKKFVIIETPFSIDTGELTPKMSIRRSIVKQNYADEIKSVYIE; encoded by the coding sequence ATGAAATATGAACCGACAGTAGTACCCTTAATGCTGGAAGAGGGTATGAAGAAAAATAAATTAGGGATTTTATCTGCGGTAAAACGCAAAGGTAAATGGCTGGAAACGAGTGTGGACGAGTTCAGGGAAAAAGTTCGCAGTCTTGCTTTGGGGTTATATGAGCTCGGTGTAAGGAAGGGGGATCGGGTTTCTATCCATTCTGAAAATAGTACGGAATGGTTAATCTGCGACCAGGCTATTCTTTCTATTGGTGCGGTAAATGTGGCAATTTATACTACCCAGCCTGCTGATCAAATCAAATATATACTTGAGAATTCAGAGGCAAAGGTGCACATCATCTCTAACGACGAGATGTTTGCAGAAACCAAACCTCTCATTAAAGAGATTGAAACGATTCAGGCGATTATTAGCATCCAGCCTTCTGTACACGAAAAGCTTAAAGGTTTTGAGGAAGTCATGGAAATGGGAAGGGCTTTAGATAAAGACCAGCCTAACTTATTGGATGAATTAAGAAACGCCATCGAGCCTGATGATTTGGCAAACATCAATTATACCTCTGGTACTACAGGAGTTCCAAAAGGGGTGATGTTAACGCACTTGAACCTGGCTTCGAATACCATTGCGTCAGATTTGTACATGCCTTTTGATACTACCAGGATAGAGCAGCCAAAGATTCTTTCTTATCTGCCACTTACACATATGCTGGAGAGGATTGCATCCTATATTTACATCTATTGCGGAGCCTCGGTGTACTATGTAGAGGATGTGCAAGACTTTAGATCAGATCTAATCACCATCAAGCCCATTTACTTTGCTACAGTACCCCGTTTACTTGAAAAGATTATGACGGGGATCAAAGTAAGAGGACAAGAACTTTCTGGGATTAAGAAACAATTGTACTATTGGGCTATTAATCTTGCCGAAGATTATGATCCGGAAGACCCTCCTCAAGGCATGGATGCTGTAAAGTGGAAAATTGCTGATAAGTTGGTGTACTCGAAAATCCGGGAAAATATGGGCGGGAATTTAATGGGCACCATGTCAGGAGGTGCAGCTTTAAGTCCTAATGTGATGCGCTTTTTTAATGGTATTGGTTTGAAATGTGGGATGGGTTATGGCTTAACGGAAACTTCCCCTGTAATGAGTGGTTCCCTTCCGGATCAGATTCGGATTGGATCTGCTGGTAAGGCACTGGTGGATGTAGAAATTCGAATTGCAGAGGATGGAGAAATCCAAACTAAAGGACCGAATCTCATGAAGGGTTATTACAAGATGCCAGAGAAAACGGCAGAAGTAATGACGGAGGATGGGTGGTTTTGTACAGGTGATATAGGCTACTTAGATGATGAAGGCTGGTTATTTATTACCGATCGAAAGAAGTCGATGTTTAAGCTTTCGACAGGAAAGTATGTTGCACCTCAGCCGATAGAAAATGCACTAATGAATAGTGGGTTCATCGATCAGGCCATGGTGATCGGAGATCAGGAGAAATTCTGTGCTGCTTTGATAATTCCTGATTGGGTAAATATGGAAAAACGATTTGAGCAAAAAGGGAGGCCATATCCTCAAAATGATCGGGCATTAAATGAAGACGTAATTGGTAGGATTCAACTCGAAGTAGATAAAGTGAATCGTAAACTACCACACTGGGAGCAAGTCAAAAAATTTGTAATAATAGAAACTCCATTCAGCATAGATACGGGAGAGTTGACGCCAAAGATGAGTATCCGTAGAAGTATTGTTAAACAAAATTATGCTGATGAGATCAAATCCGTTTATATAGAATAA